From a region of the Calonectris borealis chromosome 2, bCalBor7.hap1.2, whole genome shotgun sequence genome:
- the GPR141 gene encoding putative G-protein coupled receptor 141 isoform X1, with the protein MRDGNTYKEDLRNMIEENRNSSDSSSAFTHTNTMSAILITAYSVAFAGGGIGSITMSFVLVKMNTLSVTTTAIINLVVVHSLLLLTVPFRLHYYVNKKWVFKMPFCKMVSAMVHIHMYLTFLFYVITLVIRWLIFFQWKDKVEFYRKLHAIAASAAVWVFVMVFVVPVLSFEYGRSGSYNDTTCFKFHKELQQESVKALNYTIIAAVSCITCVLLGLQIFILVKVARKLSTSLWSHQEFWAQVKNLIFICVIIICFLPYHLFRAYYIQHVSDFDHLESYNEVFLSLTALSCLDLLSFVLSGSRFFKQKVGMLRNRLSCC; encoded by the exons ATGCGCGATGGG AATACGTACAAGGAAGATCTCAGGAACATGATTGAAGAAAATAGGAACAGCAGTGactcctcctctgccttcacTCATACCAACACCATGAGTGCCATACTGATTACTGCCTACTCAGTTGCCTTTGCTGGAGGTGGGATCGGGTCCATCACAATGTCATTTGTGCTGGTCAAGATGAACACTCTGTCAGTGACCACTACAGCCATCATTAACCTGGTTGTTGTGCACAGCCTCCTCCTCTTAACGGTGCCCTTCCGCCTGCACTACTACGTCAACAAGAAGTGGGTATTCAAGATGCCATTTTGCAAAATGGTGAGTGCAATGGTGCACATCCACATGTACCTGACCTTCCTATTCTACGTGATCACGCTGGTGATCCGGTGGCTCATCTTCTTTCAATGGAAGGACAAGGTGGAGTTTTACAGGAAGCTGCACGCCATTGCGGCAAGCGCTGCTGTGTGGGTCTTCGTCATGGTCTTTGTGGTGCCAGTCTTGTCCTTCGAGTATGGACGCTCAGGCTCATACAATGATACGACTTGCTTTAAGTTCCACAAAGAGCTACAGCAGGAGAGCGTGAAAGCCCTGAACTACACCATAATTGCAGCTGTCTCTTGCATTACTTGTGTCCTCTTGGGCCTGCAGATTTTCATCCTGGTAAAAGTGGCGAGAAAACTTTCCACCTCCCTCTGGTCACACCAAGAGTTCTGGGCCCAGGTGAAAAACTTGATTTTCATCTGTGTCATTATAATTTGCTTCCTTCCCTATCACCTCTTTAGGGCCTACTACATACAGCATGTGAGTGATTTTGACCATTTAGAAAGCTACAATGAAGTTTTTTTGAGTCTGACTGCCCTCAGCTGTCTGGACCTGCTGTCGTTCGTGCTGAGCGGAAGCCGCTTCTTCAAGCAAAAGGTGGGCATGCTCCGCAACAGGTTGTCTTGCTGCTAG
- the GPR141 gene encoding putative G-protein coupled receptor 141 isoform X2 has translation MIEENRNSSDSSSAFTHTNTMSAILITAYSVAFAGGGIGSITMSFVLVKMNTLSVTTTAIINLVVVHSLLLLTVPFRLHYYVNKKWVFKMPFCKMVSAMVHIHMYLTFLFYVITLVIRWLIFFQWKDKVEFYRKLHAIAASAAVWVFVMVFVVPVLSFEYGRSGSYNDTTCFKFHKELQQESVKALNYTIIAAVSCITCVLLGLQIFILVKVARKLSTSLWSHQEFWAQVKNLIFICVIIICFLPYHLFRAYYIQHVSDFDHLESYNEVFLSLTALSCLDLLSFVLSGSRFFKQKVGMLRNRLSCC, from the coding sequence ATGATTGAAGAAAATAGGAACAGCAGTGactcctcctctgccttcacTCATACCAACACCATGAGTGCCATACTGATTACTGCCTACTCAGTTGCCTTTGCTGGAGGTGGGATCGGGTCCATCACAATGTCATTTGTGCTGGTCAAGATGAACACTCTGTCAGTGACCACTACAGCCATCATTAACCTGGTTGTTGTGCACAGCCTCCTCCTCTTAACGGTGCCCTTCCGCCTGCACTACTACGTCAACAAGAAGTGGGTATTCAAGATGCCATTTTGCAAAATGGTGAGTGCAATGGTGCACATCCACATGTACCTGACCTTCCTATTCTACGTGATCACGCTGGTGATCCGGTGGCTCATCTTCTTTCAATGGAAGGACAAGGTGGAGTTTTACAGGAAGCTGCACGCCATTGCGGCAAGCGCTGCTGTGTGGGTCTTCGTCATGGTCTTTGTGGTGCCAGTCTTGTCCTTCGAGTATGGACGCTCAGGCTCATACAATGATACGACTTGCTTTAAGTTCCACAAAGAGCTACAGCAGGAGAGCGTGAAAGCCCTGAACTACACCATAATTGCAGCTGTCTCTTGCATTACTTGTGTCCTCTTGGGCCTGCAGATTTTCATCCTGGTAAAAGTGGCGAGAAAACTTTCCACCTCCCTCTGGTCACACCAAGAGTTCTGGGCCCAGGTGAAAAACTTGATTTTCATCTGTGTCATTATAATTTGCTTCCTTCCCTATCACCTCTTTAGGGCCTACTACATACAGCATGTGAGTGATTTTGACCATTTAGAAAGCTACAATGAAGTTTTTTTGAGTCTGACTGCCCTCAGCTGTCTGGACCTGCTGTCGTTCGTGCTGAGCGGAAGCCGCTTCTTCAAGCAAAAGGTGGGCATGCTCCGCAACAGGTTGTCTTGCTGCTAG